One segment of Candidatus Methylomirabilota bacterium DNA contains the following:
- a CDS encoding MBL fold metallo-hydrolase, whose amino-acid sequence MDVTRFETRRGARVYQMPVETFPGHVNNIYLIVDGDHVTLFDVGSGLPDSNAGLEARMVEVRERFGETATLASVQHVVISHAHIDHFGWVGRFTRESDAAVYVHELDARVLVNFEERIVLASKDLRVFMERAGVKPELRAELEEAYRFSKLFFKSVEIDHVVKDRERIINGYRVHHTPGHCPGQICLEVDDLLFTADHVLSRITPHQSPAAITPFCGLELYLQALERMRELPGIRLSLPGHEAPIEDLAGRIDGIVGHHDRRLSQVLDICREPLALVEVSKRLFGAKTGYTRLLALEEAGAHVEYLFQRGELRIANLEDVTREPNPTIRYEARRGR is encoded by the coding sequence ATGGACGTCACACGCTTCGAGACGCGGCGGGGCGCCCGCGTCTACCAAATGCCGGTGGAGACCTTCCCCGGCCACGTGAACAACATCTACCTGATCGTGGACGGCGACCACGTCACGCTCTTCGACGTGGGCTCGGGGCTGCCAGATTCCAACGCGGGGCTCGAGGCGCGCATGGTCGAGGTGCGCGAGCGGTTCGGTGAGACGGCCACGCTTGCCTCCGTGCAGCACGTGGTGATCAGCCACGCCCACATCGACCATTTCGGCTGGGTCGGCCGCTTCACCCGCGAGAGCGACGCCGCGGTGTACGTGCACGAGCTTGATGCCCGCGTCCTCGTGAACTTCGAGGAGCGCATCGTGCTCGCCTCGAAGGACCTCCGCGTGTTCATGGAGCGGGCGGGGGTGAAGCCCGAGCTGCGGGCCGAGCTCGAGGAGGCCTACCGCTTCTCCAAGCTCTTCTTCAAGTCGGTCGAGATCGACCACGTGGTGAAGGACCGCGAGCGCATCATCAACGGCTATCGCGTGCACCACACGCCCGGCCACTGCCCCGGGCAGATCTGCCTCGAGGTGGACGATCTTCTCTTCACCGCGGACCACGTGCTCTCGCGCATCACCCCGCATCAGTCGCCCGCCGCCATCACCCCCTTCTGCGGCCTCGAGCTCTACCTCCAGGCCCTCGAGCGGATGCGGGAGCTGCCGGGCATCCGCCTCTCGCTGCCCGGCCACGAGGCTCCCATCGAGGATCTGGCCGGCCGCATCGACGGGATCGTGGGCCATCACGACCGCCGGCTCAGCCAGGTACTGGATATTTGTCGGGAGCCCCTGGCTCTCGTCGAGGTGTCCAAGCGGCTTTTCGGGGCCAAGACCGGCTACACGCGCCTCCTCGCCCTGGAGGAGGCGGGCGCCCACGTCGAGTACCTCTTCCAGCGCGGCGAGTTGCGCATCGCGAACCTCGAGGACGTCACCCGCGAGCCCAATCCGACCATCCGGTACGAAGCGCGTCGCGGACGGTGA